Proteins from one Hyperolius riggenbachi isolate aHypRig1 chromosome 2, aHypRig1.pri, whole genome shotgun sequence genomic window:
- the LOC137544943 gene encoding ribosome-binding protein 1-like: protein MESDKAGQKQVESDKAGQKQMESDKAGQKQVESGKARQKQLDTGKAGQKQMESDKAGQKQVESGKARQKQLDTGKAGQKQMESDKAGQKQVESDKAGQKQMESDKAGQKQMESDKVGQKQVESDKAGQKQMESDKAGQKQMESDKAGQKQVESDKAGQKQMESDKAGQKQMESDKAGQKQVESDKAGQKQMESGKAGQKQMESDKSGQKQVESDKAGQKQVESGKAGQKQVESGKAGQKQVESDKAGQKQMESGKAGQKQMESDKSGQKQVESDKAGQKQVESGKAGQKQVESGKAGQKQVESGKAGQKQVESGKAGQK, encoded by the coding sequence ATGGAGTCTGACAAGGCAGGACAGAAACAGGTGGAGTCTGACAAGGCAGGGCAGAAACAGATGGAGTCTGACAAGGCAGGACAGAAACAGGTGGAATCTGGCAAAGCCAGGCAGAAACAGCTGGACACCGGCAAGGCAGGACAGAAACAGATGGAGTCTGACAAGGCAGGACAGAAACAGGTGGAATCTGGCAAAGCCAGGCAGAAACAGCTGGACACCGGCAAGGCAGGACAGAAACAGATGGAGTCTGACAAGGCAGGACAGAAACAGGTGGAGTCTGACAAGGCAGGGCAGAAACAGATGGAGTCTGACAAGGCAGGACAGAAACAGATGGAGTCTGACAAGGTAGGACAGAAACAGGTGGAGTCTGACAAGGCAGGGCAGAAACAGATGGAGTCTGACAAGGCAGGACAGAAACAGATGGAGTCTGACAAGGCAGGACAGAAACAGGTGGAGTCTGACAAGGCAGGGCAGAAACAGATGGAGTCTGACAAGGCAGGACAGAAACAGATGGAGTCTGACAAGGCAGGACAGAAACAGGTGGAGTCTGACAAGGCAGGGCAGAAACAGATGGAGTCTGGCAAGGCAGGACAGAAACAGATGGAGTCTGACAAGTCAGGACAGAAACAGGTGGAGTCTGACAAGGCAGGACAGAAACAGGTGGAGTCTGGCAAGGCAGGGCAGAAACAGGTGGAGTCTGGCAAGGCAGGTCAGAAACAGGTGGAGTCTGACAAGGCAGGGCAGAAACAGATGGAGTCTGGCAAGGCAGGACAGAAACAGATGGAGTCTGACAAGTCAGGACAGAAACAGGTGGAGTCTGACAAGGCAGGACAGAAACAGGTGGAGTCTGGCAAGGCAGGGCAGAAACAGGTGGAGTCTGGCAAGGCAGGTCAGAAACAGGTGGAGTCTGGCAAGGCAGGACAGAAACAGGTGGAGTCTGGCAAGGCAGGGCAAAAATAG